In one Desulfovermiculus halophilus DSM 18834 genomic region, the following are encoded:
- a CDS encoding complex I subunit 4 family protein, producing the protein MLTSGFPLLSTLIFFPLLGAGILFFLRSDTAVRVFTLAVGLIECLLAVPMAVGFDTSTARFQMVEKAEWIQSWNISYFLGIDGISVLMVLLSVFLLPICVLCSWKYIGRRVKEFHFCLLLMTTACIGVFTSLDFVLFYIFWEAMLVPMYLLIAVWGGPKRRYASLKFFIYTLAGSTLFLAAIVALFINTGTFSIPELMEHSYSFRFQFWTFLAMALAFAIKVPMYPFHTWLPAAHVEAPTAGSVLLASILLKMGAYGFLRFCLPITPAASHFFAPLMIGMGILSIIVGSLLALGQSDMKKLIAYSSVAHMGFVTLGIFVFAFRGVEGAIMHMLNHGIITGALFLLVGLIYERSHSRELAENLGVSRYLPSFTGFLLLFSMAAFGFPGTNGFFSKLLVLLGVFEVSTPVGVVFIVGLLLGLAYLLRLLLNVGWGTPTKAAAWKDMSFREWVYLVPLGVLVIYLGVAPGKALSFLGPSIDNLLDNFQAQKELRIETASTPSAQFRAQDGAYLPLSFAGEDTRPIGQHMHAASLHLPSFQDAEPDVRRVAWLPERTSSIPAPVRMSEE; encoded by the coding sequence ATGCTCACCTCAGGTTTTCCCCTGCTCAGCACCTTGATCTTCTTCCCCCTGCTTGGGGCTGGGATCCTCTTTTTCCTGCGCAGCGACACTGCGGTCAGGGTGTTTACCCTGGCAGTCGGCCTGATCGAATGTCTCCTTGCCGTGCCCATGGCTGTCGGCTTTGATACCAGTACAGCCCGGTTTCAGATGGTGGAAAAGGCGGAATGGATCCAGAGCTGGAACATCTCCTACTTCCTGGGGATAGACGGAATCAGTGTGCTCATGGTCCTGCTCTCGGTATTCCTTCTGCCCATATGCGTCCTGTGTTCCTGGAAATACATCGGACGGCGGGTAAAAGAGTTCCATTTCTGTCTGCTGCTGATGACCACGGCCTGCATCGGGGTGTTCACCTCCCTGGATTTTGTTCTTTTCTACATCTTCTGGGAGGCCATGCTGGTCCCCATGTATCTTTTAATCGCTGTCTGGGGCGGCCCCAAAAGACGCTACGCATCCCTGAAGTTCTTCATCTACACCCTGGCTGGAAGCACGCTCTTTCTGGCCGCTATCGTTGCCCTGTTCATCAATACCGGTACATTTTCCATTCCCGAGCTCATGGAGCACAGCTACAGCTTCCGGTTTCAGTTCTGGACCTTTTTGGCCATGGCCCTGGCCTTTGCCATCAAGGTCCCCATGTACCCCTTCCACACCTGGCTGCCGGCTGCCCATGTGGAAGCTCCCACTGCCGGGAGCGTGCTCCTGGCTTCGATTTTGCTAAAGATGGGGGCCTACGGCTTTCTCCGCTTTTGCCTGCCCATCACCCCGGCCGCCAGCCACTTTTTCGCCCCCCTGATGATCGGCATGGGCATCCTGTCCATTATCGTCGGATCCCTCCTGGCCCTTGGGCAGTCGGACATGAAAAAGCTCATCGCCTACTCCTCTGTGGCCCACATGGGCTTTGTTACCCTGGGCATCTTCGTTTTCGCCTTTCGGGGCGTCGAAGGGGCCATCATGCATATGCTCAATCACGGAATCATTACCGGCGCCCTGTTTCTGCTGGTCGGGCTGATTTACGAACGCAGCCACAGCCGCGAGCTCGCTGAAAACCTGGGGGTAAGCAGGTACTTGCCGTCATTTACCGGATTTCTGCTTCTCTTTTCCATGGCTGCGTTTGGTTTTCCCGGGACCAACGGGTTCTTCAGCAAGCTTTTAGTCCTTTTGGGAGTATTTGAGGTCAGCACCCCGGTAGGTGTGGTCTTTATCGTCGGGCTGCTCCTGGGGCTGGCGTATCTGCTTCGCCTGCTGCTCAATGTCGGCTGGGGAACGCCGACCAAGGCGGCGGCGTGGAAGGATATGAGCTTCCGGGAATGGGTCTACCTGGTGCCGTTGGGAGTGCTGGTCATCTATCTCGGGGTCGCCCCAGGAAAAGCCCTCAGCTTTCTAGGGCCGTCCATTGACAATCTGCTGGACAATTTCCAGGCTCAGAAAGAACTCCGGATTGAGACTGCTTCCACGCCCTCTGCTCAGTTCAGGGCCCAGGACGGTGCATACCTTCCTTTGTCCTTTGCAGGGGAAGATACAAGGCCCATTGGGCAACACATGCATGCCGCATCCCTTCACCTGCCCTCCTTCCAGGATGCGGAGCCGGATGTGCGCCGTGTCGCGTGGCTGCCGGAGAGGACATCGTCAATACCGGCTCCGGTCCGGATGAGTGAAGAATAA